Proteins encoded within one genomic window of Chroicocephalus ridibundus chromosome 7, bChrRid1.1, whole genome shotgun sequence:
- the FKBP6 gene encoding inactive peptidyl-prolyl cis-trans isomerase FKBP6 isoform X1, whose protein sequence is MAGGGGAEGEVWPRPGPESGPQPAGRAAAVFPFQWLSRACDLSSDGGVRKEELRPGSGQAIPPGASLAVKYSGYLEHCDEPFCTNCYNKSLRLMKLGKDITLLGLEIGLLTMKKGEVARFVFTPDYAYGQQGCPPLIPPNATVMFEVEVLDFLDSDESDAFFELTAEQQDTFPLQKVLKVADTEREFGNYLYRKQQFEGAKERYKRAFSILGRSPSSEAEQCQIDTSKLLVLLNLSLTYLKLERPAQALAYGEKALEIDQKNAKALFRCGQACLCMTEYKKARDFLVRAQHIQPFNHDINNELKKLASCYRDYMEKEKEMCCRMFAPLNSSSG, encoded by the exons atggcggggggcggcggggcggagggcgAGGTCTGGCCCCGGCCTGGTCCCGAGAGCGGGCCgcagccggcggggcgggcagcggccgtgttccccttccagtggcTGTCACGGGCCTGCGACCTGAGCAGCGATGGCGGGGTGCGCAAGGAGGAGCTGCGACCTGGCAGCGGGCAGGCCATACCCCCGGGTGCCTCCTTGGCAG TGAAGTACTCCGGGTACCTGGAACACTGTGATGAGCCCTTCTGCACAAACTGCTACAACAAGTCTCTTAGGCTGATGAAACTTGGAAAAG ATATTACGCTGCTGGGCCTGGAAATTGGCCTGCTGACAatgaagaagggagaggtggcaAGATTTGTCTTCACGCCAGATTATGCCTACGGGCAGCAGGGCTGTCCTCCTCTTATTCCCCCAAACGCCACAGTCATGTTTGAAGTGGAGGTGCTGGATTTCCTAGACTCGGATGAATCTGACGCATTCTTTGAATTGACTGCT GAGCAGCAGGATACATTTCCACTACAAAAGGTGTTGAAAGTggcagacacagagagagagtTTGGCAACTACCTCTACCGTAAGCAGCAGTTCGAGGGTGCTAAAGAGAGATACAAAAGG GCCTTCTCGATCCTCGGTCGCAGCCCTTCCAGCGAGGCAGAGCAGTGTCAGATTGATACTTCCAAGTTGCTGGTGCTTCTGAATCTCTCGCTTACTTACCTGAAACTGGAACGTCCTGCCCAAGCTTTGGCATACGGGGAGAAGGCCTTGGAGATTGACCAAAAAAACGCCAAAGCGCTGTTCAGGTGTGGCCAG GCTTGTCTGTGCATGACAGAATACAAAAAAGCACGGGATTTCCTGGTCCGAGCTCAGCACATACAGCCATTTAACCACGATATTAACAATGAGCTGAAAAAGTTGGCAAG CTGCTACAGGGACTacatggaaaaggagaaagaaatgtgctGCCGAATGTTTGCCCCTCTCAACTCGTCTTCTGGCTAA
- the FKBP6 gene encoding inactive peptidyl-prolyl cis-trans isomerase FKBP6 isoform X2: MAGGGGAEGEVWPRPGPESGPQPAGRAAAVFPFQWLSRACDLSSDGGVRKEELRPGSGQAIPPGASLAVKYSGYLEHCDEPFCTNCYNKSLRLMKLGKDITLLGLEIGLLTMKKGEVARFVFTPDYAYGQQGCPPLIPPNATVMFEVEVLDFLDSDESDAFFELTAAFSILGRSPSSEAEQCQIDTSKLLVLLNLSLTYLKLERPAQALAYGEKALEIDQKNAKALFRCGQACLCMTEYKKARDFLVRAQHIQPFNHDINNELKKLASCYRDYMEKEKEMCCRMFAPLNSSSG; encoded by the exons atggcggggggcggcggggcggagggcgAGGTCTGGCCCCGGCCTGGTCCCGAGAGCGGGCCgcagccggcggggcgggcagcggccgtgttccccttccagtggcTGTCACGGGCCTGCGACCTGAGCAGCGATGGCGGGGTGCGCAAGGAGGAGCTGCGACCTGGCAGCGGGCAGGCCATACCCCCGGGTGCCTCCTTGGCAG TGAAGTACTCCGGGTACCTGGAACACTGTGATGAGCCCTTCTGCACAAACTGCTACAACAAGTCTCTTAGGCTGATGAAACTTGGAAAAG ATATTACGCTGCTGGGCCTGGAAATTGGCCTGCTGACAatgaagaagggagaggtggcaAGATTTGTCTTCACGCCAGATTATGCCTACGGGCAGCAGGGCTGTCCTCCTCTTATTCCCCCAAACGCCACAGTCATGTTTGAAGTGGAGGTGCTGGATTTCCTAGACTCGGATGAATCTGACGCATTCTTTGAATTGACTGCT GCCTTCTCGATCCTCGGTCGCAGCCCTTCCAGCGAGGCAGAGCAGTGTCAGATTGATACTTCCAAGTTGCTGGTGCTTCTGAATCTCTCGCTTACTTACCTGAAACTGGAACGTCCTGCCCAAGCTTTGGCATACGGGGAGAAGGCCTTGGAGATTGACCAAAAAAACGCCAAAGCGCTGTTCAGGTGTGGCCAG GCTTGTCTGTGCATGACAGAATACAAAAAAGCACGGGATTTCCTGGTCCGAGCTCAGCACATACAGCCATTTAACCACGATATTAACAATGAGCTGAAAAAGTTGGCAAG CTGCTACAGGGACTacatggaaaaggagaaagaaatgtgctGCCGAATGTTTGCCCCTCTCAACTCGTCTTCTGGCTAA
- the FZD9 gene encoding frizzled-9 has translation MAAAAARLRVALWVLWQLAAAGRGLELGGLEGPRGRAARCQPVDIPMCRGIGYNLTRMPNLLGHESQREAALKLHEFAPLVEYGCHVHLRFFLCSLYAPMCTDQVSASIPACRPMCEQARHKCVPIMEQFNFGWPESLDCGKLPTKNDPNALCMEAPENASAAEPHKGQGMLPVAPRPWPPGTAEGRGPNGLGACDNPEKFQYVEKSLSCAPRCSPGVDVYWSREDKDFAFIWMAVWSTLCFVSTAFTVLTFLLDPHRFQYPERPIIFLSMCYNVYSVAFIIRSVAGAENIACDRENGELYIIQEGLESTGCTIVFLILYYFGMASSLWWVVLTLTWFLAAGKKWGHEAIEAHSSYFHMAAWGIPAMKTIVILTMRKVAGDELTGLCYVGSMDVSALTGFVLIPLSCYLVIGTSFILTGFVALFHIRKIMKTGGTNTEKLEKLMVKIGVFSILYTVPATCVIVCYFYERLNMDYWNLRALERGCLHLPGRRAANCSLEASVPTVAVFMLKIFMSLVVGITSGVWVWSSKTLQTWQSLCNRRLGMRTRGKPCSGVSCGGVHCHYKAPTVMLHMTKTDPYLDNPTHV, from the coding sequence atggcggcggcggcggcgcggctgcgGGTGGCCCTGTGGGTGCTGTGGCAgctggcggcggccgggcgcgggctggagctggggggcctggaggggccgcggggccgggcggcgcggtGCCAGCCCGTCGACATCCCCATGTGCCGGGGCATCGGGTACAACCTGACCCGCATGCCCAACCTGCTGGGCCACGAGAGCCAGCGCGAGGCCGCCCTGAAGCTGCACGAGTTCGCCCCGCTGGTGGAGTACGGCTGCCACGTCCACCTCCgcttcttcctctgctccctctACGCGCCCATGTGCACCGACCAGGTGAGCGCCAGCATCCCCGCCTGCCGCCCCATGTGCGAGCAGGCCCGCCACAAGTGCGTCCCCATCATGGAGCAGTTCAACTTCGGCTGGCCCGAGTCACTCGATTGCGGCAAGCTGCCCACCAAGAACGACCCCAATGCCCTCTGCATGGAGGCCCCCGAGAATGCCTCAGCCGCCGAGCCCCACAAGGGCCAGGGCATGCTGCCCGTGGCTCCCCGGCCCTGGCCACCGGGCACCGCCGAGGGCCGAGGACCCAATGGCCTGGGGGCCTGCGACAACCCCGAGAAATTCCAGTACGTGGAGAAGAGCCTCTCCTGTGCACCCAGGTGCTCCCCCGGGGTGGACGTCTACTGGTCCCGGGAGGACAAGGACTTCGCCTTCATCTGGATGGCTGTCTGGTCCACCCTCTGCTTTGTCTCCACTGCCTTCACTGTCCTCACCTTCCTGCTTGACCCCCACCGCTTCCAGTACCCCGAGAGGCCCATCATCTTCCTCTCCATGTGCTACAACGTTTACTCCGTGGCCTTCATCATCCGCTCGGTGGCAGGGGCTGAGAACATCGCCTGCGACCGGGAGAACGGCGAGCTCTACATCATccaggaggggctggagagcacGGGCTGCACCATCGTCTTCCTCATCCTCTACTACTTCGGCATGGCCAGCTCGCTCTGGTGGGTTGTCCTCACCCTCACCTGGTTCCTGGCTGCCGGGAAGAAGTGGGGACACGAGGCCATCGAGGCCCACAGCAGCTACTTCCACATGGCTGCCTGGGGCATCCCGGCCATGAAGACCATCGTCATCCTCACCATGCGGAAAGTGGCTGGGGACGAGCTCACGGGGCTGTGCTACGTAGGAAGCATGGATGTCAGTGCCCTGACTGGCTTCGTCCTCATCCCCCTCTCCTGCTACCTGGTCATTGGCACCTCCTTCATCCTCACGGGCTTCGTCGCCCTCTTCCACATCCGGAAGATCATGAAGACAGGCGGCACCAACACggagaagctggagaagctgATGGTGAAGATTGGGGTCTTCTCTATCCTCTACACTGTCCCGGCCACCTGCGTCATCGTCTGCTACTTCTACGAGCGGCTGAACATGGATTACTGGAACCTCAGGGCCCTGGAGCGCGGCTGCCTGCACCTCCCCGGCCGGCGTGCCGCcaactgctccttggaggcctCGGTGCCCACCGTGGCCGTCTTTATGCTAAAGATTTTCATGTCGCTGGTGGTGGGCATCACCAGCGGGGTGTGGGTCTGGAGCTCCAAGACGCTGCAGACCTGGCAGAGCCTGTGCAACAGAAGGCTGGGCATGAGGACGAGGGGCAAACCCTGCAGCGGGGTGAGCTGCGGGGGGGTGCACTGCCACTACAAAGCCCCCACGGTCATGCTGCACATGACCAAGACGGACCCGTATCTGGACAACCCGACGCACGTCTAG